A section of the Anabaena cylindrica PCC 7122 genome encodes:
- the dhaK gene encoding dihydroxyacetone kinase subunit DhaK: MKKLINQPEDFVRESLAGMAVAHADLIKVNYEPAFIYRADAPVRGKVAIISGGGSGHEPMHTGFVGMGMLDAACPGEVFTSPTPDQMLAAAQQVDGGAGIIYIVKNYSGDLMNFEMATELARGEGIRTLNIMIDDDVAVKDSLYTQGRRGVGTTVLAEKICGAAAAQGYDLRQVADLCRRVNLHGRSVGVALSSCTVPAKGTPTFALADNEIELGIGIHGEPGRARVSMKSGDEITEILVASLIDDLPYGRTVREWNEVTDGWVDVELLNKPLQKGDRILAFVNSMGGTPISELYIVYRKLAEICEMAGLQIVRSLIGPYITSLEMQGCSITLLKLDDEMLRLWDAPVKTPSLRWGV, encoded by the coding sequence CAAGGTAAATTATGAGCCGGCTTTTATCTATCGCGCTGATGCACCAGTACGGGGAAAGGTAGCAATTATTTCTGGTGGTGGTAGCGGTCATGAACCTATGCACACTGGTTTTGTGGGAATGGGAATGCTTGATGCTGCTTGTCCGGGGGAAGTTTTTACTTCACCGACTCCTGACCAAATGTTAGCAGCAGCGCAGCAGGTAGATGGTGGTGCGGGTATTATTTATATTGTTAAAAATTACAGCGGTGATTTGATGAATTTTGAAATGGCGACGGAGTTAGCCAGAGGTGAAGGTATCCGCACGCTAAATATTATGATTGATGATGATGTGGCGGTGAAGGATAGTCTGTATACCCAAGGTAGAAGGGGTGTGGGGACAACGGTGTTGGCAGAAAAGATTTGTGGAGCAGCAGCAGCACAGGGTTATGATTTGCGGCAGGTGGCAGATTTGTGTAGAAGGGTAAATCTGCATGGGCGTAGTGTGGGTGTGGCGCTGAGTTCTTGTACTGTGCCGGCGAAGGGGACACCGACTTTTGCTTTGGCGGATAATGAGATAGAATTAGGGATTGGGATTCATGGGGAACCAGGGAGAGCAAGGGTTTCTATGAAGTCAGGGGATGAGATTACAGAAATTTTAGTGGCATCGCTCATTGATGATCTTCCCTATGGTCGCACAGTCCGGGAGTGGAATGAAGTCACAGATGGGTGGGTAGATGTGGAACTGTTAAATAAACCCCTGCAAAAAGGCGATCGCATTCTGGCATTTGTTAACAGTATGGGTGGGACTCCTATTTCTGAACTCTATATTGTCTACCGCAAACTGGCAGAAATTTGTGAAATGGCAGGATTGCAAATTGTGCGAAGTCTAATTGGCCCCTACATCACATCCTTAGAAATGCAAGGTTGCTCTATCACTCTGCTGAAGTTAGATGATGAGATGCTCAGATTATGGGATGCACCAGTAAAAACACCGAGTTTACGCTGGGGAGTGTGA